A genome region from Thermoanaerobacterium xylanolyticum LX-11 includes the following:
- a CDS encoding cation-translocating P-type ATPase has product MELIRKYTSYTKRIRFSVSGLYRNELLAKRLEKNLSLKSRILSVTANPMTGNIIITFDESLKVEDIKKEIYKIKFNIRNTKDNFPIKQQAQYPWHIMTKKQIEKALNTDIDYGLSTVEAKKRLSTYGLNQLINGNKPSFFKMMLNQVNNYLFKILLFAGGISFLIGDVADSIVIISIVILESSLGVLQEYNAEKSLESLHKLTSPRSSVLRDGKISLLSSSELVPGDVVIVKPGDIVPADARIVESKNLETDESCLTGESHPSSKHDLVILKDDIPLAERKNMAYLGTSITKGYGKLIVVSTGMSTEIGKIAKMLNEERNTSTPLNKSLEILGKNITIAIIAISFSIFLSGIIRGKSFSQMLGIGISLAIGAIPEGLSTIVTIALAYGVQRMAKRNAIVRKLNSVETLGVANVICTDKTGTLTKNEMTVKEIRTLDKVWTISGIGYTPIGSFYSDNVKINPKDDKDLYSILQYSAMCCNSKLIKKGNDWAVSGDPTEGAIIVAASKAGIESKEYERIDEIPFDSSSKFMTVVIDAVSCKLAISKGAPDVILNKCSYFLRAGKAIKLGKINKNKLIKHNDEMSNKALRVLAVSYKILNDEGNNVDSDFIFAGLIGMEDPPKDEVKNTIEECLKNGINVVMITGDQKNTAMSIGERIGLLKDKKAISGQELDKMNDNELINLIDDVNIFYRTSPHHKLKIVRALRKKGYIVAMTGDGINDAPAVKEANIGIAMGKGGTDVTRNASDITLADDNFTTIVMAIKEGRGINENIKKFLRYVLSGNVGEIIALAMASMTGMDMPLTSSQILSINLVTEGIPALALGVEPSALKLKKNENTQLLDNKLYNYILKRGSLIGFTTLFAFKYGETFRNPVIAKTMAYSNLVMAQMFNVFDARRAEMPTPISQNKLLLPSVTISIATLLATIYINPIANIFGNAKLNLMDWFIVLVSSGLISRI; this is encoded by the coding sequence ATGGAACTCATAAGAAAATATACATCATATACAAAGCGAATCCGATTTTCCGTAAGCGGCCTATACAGAAATGAATTGTTGGCAAAAAGGCTGGAAAAAAATCTATCTCTCAAAAGCAGAATACTAAGTGTAACAGCTAACCCAATGACCGGAAACATCATCATTACTTTTGACGAAAGCTTAAAAGTCGAAGACATCAAGAAAGAAATATACAAGATAAAATTCAATATAAGGAATACAAAAGATAATTTTCCTATCAAACAGCAAGCTCAATACCCTTGGCACATCATGACAAAAAAGCAAATAGAGAAAGCTCTAAACACAGATATTGACTATGGACTATCAACAGTTGAAGCTAAAAAAAGATTAAGTACATACGGTTTAAACCAACTGATAAACGGTAATAAACCATCTTTTTTTAAAATGATGCTAAATCAGGTGAACAACTACCTTTTTAAGATACTTCTTTTTGCTGGAGGCATTTCTTTTTTGATTGGGGATGTAGCTGACTCTATTGTGATAATATCGATTGTCATATTAGAGTCAAGCCTTGGCGTGCTTCAAGAGTACAATGCCGAAAAATCTCTAGAATCGCTACACAAGTTGACATCACCCCGATCATCTGTTTTAAGAGACGGTAAAATTTCATTGTTAAGCTCATCAGAACTTGTACCAGGCGATGTAGTGATTGTAAAACCAGGAGATATTGTACCCGCCGATGCTCGCATAGTGGAAAGTAAAAATTTAGAAACTGATGAAAGCTGTTTAACAGGTGAGTCACACCCATCATCAAAACACGATTTGGTGATATTAAAGGATGATATTCCATTAGCTGAACGAAAAAACATGGCTTACTTGGGAACAAGCATAACCAAAGGATACGGCAAGCTTATCGTAGTCTCAACCGGAATGTCAACAGAAATAGGCAAAATTGCAAAAATGTTAAACGAAGAAAGAAATACTTCAACACCGCTTAATAAAAGCCTTGAAATTTTAGGAAAAAACATAACAATAGCAATCATAGCAATCAGCTTCAGCATTTTCTTAAGCGGAATAATAAGAGGCAAATCTTTTTCACAGATGCTCGGAATAGGCATAAGCCTTGCAATAGGAGCCATACCGGAAGGCTTATCTACTATTGTGACAATAGCTTTAGCTTATGGTGTACAGCGAATGGCAAAAAGAAATGCTATAGTGAGAAAACTTAATTCTGTAGAAACATTGGGAGTAGCCAATGTTATATGTACTGATAAAACTGGAACACTTACAAAAAACGAGATGACAGTGAAAGAAATACGAACCCTTGACAAAGTATGGACTATATCAGGAATTGGGTATACACCAATAGGTAGTTTTTATAGTGACAATGTCAAGATAAACCCAAAAGATGATAAAGACCTATATTCAATCTTGCAATACAGTGCTATGTGCTGCAATTCAAAATTAATTAAAAAAGGAAACGATTGGGCAGTATCTGGTGATCCAACAGAAGGTGCTATAATCGTTGCAGCTTCAAAAGCTGGCATTGAAAGTAAGGAATACGAAAGAATTGATGAGATACCTTTTGACTCATCAAGCAAATTCATGACTGTCGTAATCGATGCTGTTTCATGCAAATTGGCCATATCAAAGGGTGCTCCTGATGTGATTTTAAATAAATGCAGCTACTTTTTAAGAGCAGGCAAAGCTATAAAATTAGGGAAAATAAACAAAAACAAGCTCATAAAACATAACGATGAAATGTCTAACAAAGCATTAAGAGTTTTAGCTGTTTCTTACAAGATTTTAAACGATGAAGGCAACAATGTTGACAGTGATTTTATATTTGCTGGTCTTATAGGCATGGAAGATCCACCAAAAGATGAAGTTAAAAATACTATTGAAGAATGCTTGAAAAATGGAATTAATGTTGTCATGATAACGGGAGACCAAAAAAACACTGCTATGTCAATAGGAGAGAGAATCGGACTTTTAAAGGACAAAAAAGCAATTTCTGGTCAAGAACTTGATAAAATGAATGACAATGAGTTAATAAACCTTATAGATGACGTAAACATATTTTACAGAACTTCTCCCCACCACAAGCTAAAGATCGTCAGAGCTTTAAGAAAAAAAGGGTACATCGTTGCCATGACAGGAGATGGCATCAACGATGCACCAGCAGTAAAAGAAGCGAATATAGGTATAGCAATGGGTAAAGGCGGAACAGACGTTACAAGAAACGCCTCTGATATAACATTGGCTGATGACAATTTCACAACAATTGTCATGGCTATAAAAGAAGGTCGCGGCATCAACGAAAACATAAAAAAATTTCTAAGGTACGTTTTGTCAGGAAACGTTGGCGAAATCATAGCTTTAGCCATGGCATCAATGACAGGTATGGATATGCCACTGACATCAAGTCAGATTTTAAGCATAAATCTTGTAACTGAAGGAATACCTGCACTGGCATTAGGCGTAGAACCATCAGCATTAAAACTTAAAAAAAATGAAAATACCCAACTGCTTGACAACAAATTATATAACTACATACTCAAAAGAGGTTCTTTAATAGGATTTACGACGCTATTTGCCTTTAAATACGGAGAAACGTTTAGAAATCCCGTCATCGCCAAAACTATGGCATATTCAAACTTAGTCATGGCACAGATGTTTAACGTATTTGACGCAAGACGCGCCGAAATGCCTACACCAATATCTCAAAATAAATTATTGTTGCCATCTGTAACAATATCTATCGCAACGCTATTGGCAACCATATACATAAATCCTATTGCAAATATATTTGGAAATGCAAAGCTTAACCTTATGGATTGGTTCATCGTACTTGTAAGCTCTGGCTTAATTAGCAGAATTTAA